The following coding sequences lie in one Pontibacter sp. G13 genomic window:
- a CDS encoding sodium:solute symporter: MDPNVAVYLLLAYFVLLFLISLITGKNSDGQTFFTANRNSPWYVVAFGMIGASLSGVTFISIPGTVAQDHWGYMQMVFGYLLGYAIIALVLMPMYYRLNLTSIYEYLKERYGIAAYKTGSLFFQLSRIIGASLRLYLVALVLQIAICDPLGIPFWITVAISIGLIFVYTFRGGIKTVVWTDTLQTAFMLVSAGVTVWLIGDALEWTLGDMASKIWNSDYSQILYTDPSQSTFFGWKFLSGAAIAVVMTGLDQDMMQKNLTCRNLEEAQKNIFSFSIVLVIANFLFLSLGALLFLYGEEMGVVQTVFEEGCKLNILNPDTGTFDTCVETDRLFPRLALDFLGPVAGGLFLLGVVAAAYSSADSALTALTTAFCVDILNFSERTDEAEKQQIRYKVHIGYALVLFAVVLIFNAAKNEAVIWELFKAAGYTYGPLLGLYAYGMFTKFKVRDNAIPWVCVLAPILSYGIAHFSPIVIGYTFGFEILLVNALLTVAGLVLATDWDARKD; this comes from the coding sequence ATGGACCCGAATGTTGCTGTGTATTTGCTGCTAGCCTACTTTGTCCTCCTCTTCTTGATTTCCCTCATCACCGGTAAGAATTCCGATGGTCAAACCTTCTTCACGGCCAATCGCAATTCGCCTTGGTACGTCGTGGCATTCGGTATGATTGGAGCCAGCCTTTCGGGGGTAACATTCATATCCATTCCGGGCACAGTAGCACAGGACCATTGGGGATACATGCAGATGGTGTTTGGGTATCTGCTGGGGTACGCCATCATTGCGCTAGTCTTGATGCCGATGTACTACCGGCTCAATCTCACCTCGATTTACGAATACCTCAAGGAGCGATATGGCATCGCTGCCTACAAGACGGGATCACTATTTTTCCAGCTTTCGCGAATCATTGGAGCCAGCTTGAGGCTCTATCTGGTCGCTTTGGTCCTTCAAATCGCGATATGCGATCCTTTGGGGATTCCATTTTGGATCACGGTCGCCATCTCCATCGGGTTAATTTTCGTCTACACATTTCGGGGGGGAATCAAGACTGTGGTATGGACCGACACCCTACAAACGGCTTTCATGCTGGTGAGTGCGGGCGTTACGGTCTGGCTGATTGGAGATGCCTTGGAATGGACTTTGGGTGATATGGCTTCCAAGATCTGGAATAGCGATTACTCACAAATTCTCTACACCGATCCAAGCCAGTCTACCTTCTTCGGGTGGAAATTTTTGAGTGGGGCTGCTATCGCGGTGGTCATGACAGGGCTGGATCAAGACATGATGCAGAAGAATTTGACCTGTCGAAACCTTGAAGAAGCGCAGAAAAATATCTTCAGTTTCTCCATTGTGCTGGTGATCGCCAATTTCCTCTTCCTTTCCCTCGGAGCACTTTTGTTCCTCTACGGCGAAGAAATGGGGGTGGTCCAGACCGTATTCGAAGAAGGCTGCAAGCTGAATATCCTCAATCCAGATACAGGCACTTTTGATACCTGTGTGGAAACCGACCGCCTGTTCCCACGATTGGCTCTAGACTTCCTTGGCCCTGTTGCGGGAGGATTATTTTTGCTTGGGGTGGTGGCAGCAGCCTACTCAAGTGCAGATTCCGCCCTTACTGCTTTGACCACTGCATTTTGCGTAGATATCCTCAACTTCTCCGAACGTACCGATGAAGCTGAAAAGCAACAGATTCGATACAAAGTCCATATCGGATACGCATTGGTCTTGTTTGCCGTCGTTTTGATCTTCAATGCCGCCAAAAACGAAGCAGTCATTTGGGAATTGTTCAAAGCCGCTGGTTATACCTATGGCCCCCTATTGGGACTCTACGCCTACGGCATGTTTACCAAATTCAAGGTCCGCGACAATGCCATACCGTGGGTATGTGTATTGGCTCCTATTCTGAGCTATGGAATCGCTCATTTCTCCCCAATCGTCATTGGGTACACCTTTGGATTCGAGATTCTTTTGGTCAATGCCTTATTGACTGTAGCGGGATTGGTACTAGCTACCGATTGGGATGCTCGCAAAGATTGA
- a CDS encoding universal stress protein: MSTQSTSNSASQAPRFQDTINNILFPTDFSETADHAFLHALRLSVSLEAKLVLYHVYYDAPVAEGVVPEGIMEAMRAEKVEDALAHFRDYEVRAKKFLKEGVVIEPRVEGGYVTDRIIEASKKLEAGLIVMGTMGQHSDSESILGSITSRIINHVACPILAIPESASTKPFQHLLFATGFGSEEIPMIEEMNDLSDVLNAKLSCIHVSRGDVPYSELEPSMLERIMHIKEHEKVSIYTVNNPDIVGGLRHFISRNEVDMLIIAARPKDVVNETMRETLTAQLVLHSEVPLLVYHLS, translated from the coding sequence ATGTCTACACAATCTACCAGTAACTCGGCTTCACAAGCACCTCGATTCCAAGACACGATCAACAATATCCTGTTCCCTACGGATTTTTCCGAGACTGCGGACCACGCCTTTTTGCATGCACTTCGGTTGTCCGTCTCTCTGGAAGCAAAATTGGTTTTATACCATGTTTACTATGATGCACCTGTTGCTGAAGGCGTAGTGCCTGAAGGAATCATGGAAGCCATGCGTGCGGAAAAGGTGGAGGATGCATTGGCACACTTTCGCGATTATGAAGTTCGCGCCAAAAAGTTCTTGAAGGAAGGAGTGGTCATTGAGCCTCGTGTGGAAGGCGGATATGTCACTGACCGTATCATCGAAGCCAGTAAAAAACTGGAGGCTGGACTGATCGTCATGGGAACGATGGGACAGCATAGTGATTCAGAATCCATTTTGGGAAGTATCACCTCACGGATTATCAATCACGTGGCTTGTCCGATTTTGGCTATTCCTGAATCTGCATCTACCAAGCCGTTCCAGCACTTGCTATTTGCGACTGGCTTTGGAAGTGAAGAAATCCCGATGATTGAGGAAATGAATGACCTCAGTGATGTGTTGAATGCCAAGCTGTCTTGCATCCATGTCTCTCGCGGAGATGTTCCATATTCTGAACTGGAGCCCAGTATGCTTGAGCGAATCATGCATATCAAGGAACATGAAAAGGTGAGCATTTACACCGTCAACAATCCAGATATTGTGGGTGGTCTTCGCCACTTTATCAGTAGAAATGAGGTGGACATGCTGATCATTGCAGCACGTCCAAAAGATGTCGTAAACGAGACGATGAGGGAGACCTTGACTGCTCAGCTGGTTCTACACTCTGAGGTACCTCTTCTCGTGTATCACTTGTCGTAG
- a CDS encoding DUF2851 family protein: MNLPAKLPEHFLHWVWKNLCFDLRKLRTTTGLPIFIHQPGQSNPNQGPDFLNAELKIGHLKWVGHVEIHLSSQDWYAHRHDQDPHYDNTVLHVVWETNGKPVMRSDLTAIPEVAIGHLIDPYLVTNFDRLTLSESQIACASQLNRIPTAITQGWLTRMGVERLSEKVGKFQARLSDTHTNWEQVIWESMAYLMGGPVNGPAFLHLAQWLPYQIVRKYAHDQIILEALLFGGMGFCRGLTPSSNYEEMLLRNWTFLQHKHEFTEFQPFPLKYLRMRPAEFPTIRISQLAAIIHLFPRLSDGLTMGFQHEWEQAVIHASPYWQAHTRFGKSSKSRDKHLGACKKQMIWINLWVPMMLIYQERRGEIDIRSWAVDNYSTLQPESNRITRKFKQLGIDIPDALSSQGAIQLYKSYCVPKHCLKCAIGHQLLRRTNPSKS, from the coding sequence ATGAATTTACCCGCAAAACTTCCTGAGCACTTCCTCCATTGGGTTTGGAAAAACCTCTGCTTCGACCTTCGCAAACTGAGAACCACCACAGGTCTCCCCATTTTCATTCACCAGCCGGGGCAATCCAATCCCAATCAAGGCCCTGACTTTCTGAATGCAGAATTGAAAATTGGTCATTTGAAATGGGTCGGCCATGTCGAGATCCACCTTTCCAGTCAAGACTGGTATGCCCATCGGCACGATCAAGATCCCCACTATGACAATACCGTGCTTCATGTCGTATGGGAAACGAATGGCAAACCCGTCATGCGCTCTGACCTGACAGCCATTCCAGAAGTCGCCATCGGCCATCTGATAGATCCATATCTCGTCACCAATTTCGATCGGCTCACGCTTTCAGAATCTCAGATTGCTTGTGCGTCTCAACTCAATCGAATTCCAACTGCCATCACTCAGGGATGGCTCACTAGAATGGGTGTGGAGAGACTGTCTGAAAAAGTGGGAAAGTTCCAGGCGAGATTATCAGACACTCATACCAACTGGGAACAAGTCATCTGGGAATCGATGGCTTACCTGATGGGAGGTCCCGTAAATGGTCCTGCATTCCTCCATTTGGCCCAGTGGCTACCCTATCAGATTGTCCGAAAGTATGCCCATGACCAGATTATTTTGGAGGCTCTACTCTTTGGAGGCATGGGATTTTGTAGAGGCCTGACCCCCAGTTCGAATTATGAAGAGATGCTTCTGAGAAATTGGACATTCCTTCAGCACAAGCATGAGTTTACTGAATTCCAGCCATTTCCCTTGAAATACCTGAGAATGCGGCCTGCTGAATTTCCAACGATTCGCATATCGCAATTAGCGGCAATCATTCACCTTTTCCCGCGATTGTCAGATGGACTTACGATGGGATTTCAGCATGAATGGGAGCAAGCTGTCATTCATGCAAGTCCTTATTGGCAAGCGCATACGAGGTTTGGGAAATCTTCCAAAAGTCGGGACAAGCATTTGGGAGCCTGTAAGAAGCAGATGATTTGGATCAATCTATGGGTGCCGATGATGTTGATCTACCAAGAAAGGCGAGGAGAAATTGATATCCGTTCTTGGGCAGTCGATAACTATTCGACTCTGCAGCCAGAATCCAACCGGATCACCCGCAAATTCAAACAATTGGGAATTGACATTCCGGATGCCCTTTCTTCCCAAGGTGCCATTCAATTGTATAAGTCTTACTGCGTCCCCAAGCACTGTCTCAAATGCGCGATCGGCCATCAACTATTGAGGCGTACCAATCCGAGCAAAAGCTGA
- a CDS encoding heavy metal translocating P-type ATPase metal-binding domain-containing protein — protein sequence MAISPDPSIPNISEAPSHCYHCGNDCGSTHIWQDSHRFCCDSCKSIYLLLSQHQMGNYYSIESFPGTKQEKRSETDYGYLDHPQIRDQILDFQDEYSAQLTLRLPDIHCSSCIWLLEHLHQLHPGVKSVRVQFLRKEARILFSPEALPLRELVELLDRIGYPPEIQLSQTQKPASKKRSPLILQLAVAGFCFGNIMLLSFPEYLGLSLEEESFRSFFGFLNIILAIPVLAYSARPFFESAFRGLREQFLNIDLPISLGILTLFSRSVFEITTGIGSGYMDSLAALVFFLLIGRWVQQRTFETLSFERDYAAYFPISALRIGESGEQHVPITDLQSGDRILLRNEALIPADATLLSESASFDYSFVTGESRLVERQVGDKLYAGGRLMGQAVEIQLSSSVSQSYLTSLWNHDAFQSTSKQAKLQSWVDQISRKFTITILSIAGISGLIWWLLDGWGMAAQVATSVLIVACPCALALATPVIMGWAQHYLGKRGLFTKNLNAVEQMAQLDHLVFDKTGTLTHRQDAGSLTLMGELDSVQSEWVASLARNSQHPISMAIYQQLHQSGSLRPVEDFEEMTGTGIQGTVDGHAIKIAKRASTSEAGIAAATTGIWIDDELVAEAQWESNHRPGVDNMLQTLSETYELSLISGDQNQSETKWKSLFPQQSDLAFNQSPSSKLAYIQSLQASGKKVLMMGDGLNDAGALQASDVGIALSEHLSGFSPACDAILSADQIGHFPNMLKLSQWAFRGVKVGFLISLAYNLIGLTIAVQGLLSPVIAAILMPVSSLSVVLFGWGYMRLATLKTDNQRTSLS from the coding sequence ATGGCCATCTCGCCCGATCCTTCTATTCCCAATATTTCCGAAGCACCTTCGCACTGTTACCACTGTGGCAATGATTGCGGAAGTACCCACATTTGGCAAGATTCTCACCGATTTTGCTGCGACAGTTGCAAGTCCATCTATTTGTTGTTGTCCCAACATCAGATGGGGAATTACTATTCCATCGAATCTTTCCCGGGAACCAAGCAGGAAAAAAGATCTGAGACAGATTATGGCTATTTGGATCATCCTCAAATTCGGGATCAAATCCTCGACTTTCAGGATGAATATTCGGCACAACTGACGTTGCGGCTCCCAGATATACACTGTAGTTCTTGCATTTGGCTATTGGAGCATTTGCATCAACTGCACCCAGGGGTCAAATCGGTGCGAGTACAATTTCTCCGAAAAGAGGCGCGCATCCTGTTTTCACCGGAAGCCCTCCCACTTCGGGAATTGGTGGAATTACTGGATCGAATCGGCTATCCCCCTGAAATCCAACTATCCCAAACCCAGAAGCCTGCATCCAAGAAGCGTTCTCCCTTGATTCTGCAATTGGCAGTGGCTGGATTTTGTTTTGGGAACATCATGCTGTTGAGCTTTCCGGAGTATTTGGGACTTTCTTTGGAAGAAGAGTCTTTCCGATCATTTTTCGGATTTCTCAACATCATCTTGGCCATTCCGGTATTGGCCTACAGTGCGAGGCCATTCTTCGAATCCGCATTTCGAGGGCTCCGCGAACAATTCCTCAATATCGACCTTCCCATTTCCTTGGGGATTCTGACGCTGTTTTCTAGAAGCGTATTTGAAATCACCACGGGTATCGGATCTGGGTATATGGACTCATTGGCCGCGTTGGTCTTTTTTCTCCTAATCGGCCGATGGGTTCAGCAACGTACATTTGAGACCTTGTCATTTGAGCGTGACTATGCAGCTTATTTTCCCATTTCTGCCTTGCGGATCGGGGAATCGGGGGAGCAACATGTTCCAATCACGGATCTCCAGTCTGGGGATCGTATTCTCCTGCGTAATGAAGCCTTGATTCCAGCGGATGCTACATTACTTTCGGAATCAGCCTCCTTTGATTACAGTTTCGTGACAGGCGAATCTAGGCTCGTGGAAAGGCAGGTCGGCGATAAACTCTATGCAGGCGGAAGATTGATGGGCCAAGCTGTGGAAATTCAGCTTTCTAGCTCCGTTTCCCAAAGCTATCTCACAAGTCTTTGGAATCATGACGCGTTCCAATCAACTTCCAAGCAAGCCAAGCTCCAAAGCTGGGTGGACCAGATCAGTCGCAAATTCACCATCACCATCTTGAGTATCGCGGGCATCTCTGGACTGATCTGGTGGCTACTTGATGGATGGGGCATGGCAGCCCAGGTAGCCACTTCTGTGCTCATTGTCGCATGTCCTTGTGCATTGGCACTGGCAACCCCGGTGATCATGGGTTGGGCCCAACACTATCTGGGGAAGCGCGGATTATTCACCAAAAACCTGAATGCTGTCGAGCAGATGGCTCAATTAGATCATCTCGTATTTGACAAGACAGGTACTTTGACCCACAGGCAAGACGCTGGGAGCCTCACCTTGATGGGAGAATTGGATTCCGTTCAGTCGGAATGGGTGGCCAGTTTGGCCCGGAATTCCCAGCACCCCATTAGCATGGCGATCTACCAGCAACTCCATCAGTCAGGAAGCTTGCGCCCAGTCGAGGACTTTGAGGAAATGACAGGTACCGGAATTCAGGGAACTGTGGACGGGCATGCCATCAAGATCGCAAAACGCGCATCTACTTCCGAAGCGGGCATTGCTGCGGCGACTACTGGAATTTGGATCGATGATGAGCTGGTGGCAGAAGCCCAATGGGAATCTAATCACCGTCCAGGGGTAGACAACATGCTTCAAACCTTGAGCGAGACGTATGAATTATCGCTGATATCAGGAGATCAGAATCAATCTGAAACCAAGTGGAAATCCCTTTTCCCACAGCAAAGCGACCTTGCCTTCAATCAATCGCCAAGCTCCAAGCTCGCCTATATCCAATCCTTGCAGGCCTCTGGCAAGAAAGTACTGATGATGGGAGATGGCCTCAACGATGCCGGAGCGCTTCAAGCCAGTGATGTAGGAATCGCACTGAGTGAGCATCTCTCTGGTTTTTCTCCGGCTTGCGATGCCATTCTTTCGGCGGACCAAATTGGGCACTTCCCCAATATGCTCAAACTCTCTCAATGGGCTTTCCGTGGAGTCAAGGTCGGCTTCCTCATATCGCTTGCCTACAACCTTATTGGATTGACCATCGCCGTTCAGGGTCTACTTTCTCCCGTGATTGCAGCGATCTTGATGCCCGTCTCCTCGCTTTCTGTCGTTCTATTTGGATGGGGGTATATGAGACTTGCCACCTTGAAGACTGACAATCAACGGACTAGCCTTTCGTAA